The nucleotide window TTATTTTTACAGGTAGTTTTAGGTATGGGAGTGATATTCCTTTTCCCTATCCTGATTTATTTCCTTACCAGCATCGGAATCCTTACACCTGTGTTCATGAAAACTTACCGTCGTCACGCTATTGTTCTGATTATGGTAGTTGCTGCAATTATTACCCCTGCTGACGTTTTGAGTATGCTGATGGCTGCCTTCCCGCTGCTGATCTTGTATGAATTCAGTATTATGATGTGTACGTTCACTTATAAAAAGGTTCAGAAAAGCAATGGAAATCTTCCGGCAGTACAAGAATAATTAATATTTTACTAAAAAAAATACAGGCGCTACTATTCGTATGAATAGCAGCGCTTTTTTATATAAAAATATTAACCTTAATTATATTTATTCTTAATTCAATTTAAAACAATTGCAAAATTTAACTAATATTATCAATTTAGGGACAATTAACACTGAATTACCAACAAAATATTAAAAAAAATACACTATATTTAAAACGTTAATTACAATCAAAAATAATATGAAAAAGAAAATTATTCTCGTCTGTGCATTGGCCTTAGGTCTGAGCGGTTTACAGGCACAACGCTGGGAACCGGTTTCGGAGAAAGTGGCACCGGTAAGGAAAGAAGTAAAGGTAGAATATGCCTATAAGTTTGACCTTTCTGCATTGAGAGATCAGCTGAAAAATGCTCCTGAAGCCGGTATGGGAGGAAGCCCTGTAATTGTTTTTATTCCAGCAGCCAACGGAAAAATTGAAAGATTTTCAGTATACAGCTCGCCTGTAGTAGAAAAGTCTATGGCAGACCGTTATGAATTGGGAGCTTATTCAGGTATTGGCCTGGATAGCCCGCATAAACGAATCCGGTTCAGTACTGCACCTAATGACTTCCAGTCCATGGTATTTGATGCCGATACAGGAAAATACGAATTCATAGAACCCATCAACAAAGAAAAAGATGTTTACGGAGTCTTTTTCAAATCCAATAAATCTCATGAAGACCCTTTCGAATGCAGAACTTCTGAGCCTGAGAAAGCAAAAAAAGAGATGAATAAGCTGCTTAAGACAAAAAGTGTTTTGAATAGCGGAGGTTTTAATAAAAGCAGTGAACAAAAGTACAGAACCTATCGAATCGCCATCTCCGTAAACGGTGAATATACACAGCTTGCCGGAAGCGTTCCTTTGGCAGCGGCACGTATTAATGCAACAATGAACCGTGTAAATGGTGTGTTCGAAAAAGACTTCGGAATCCATATGATTGTGCAGGATCTTCCTCAGCTCATATTTCCAGATCCCGCTACGGATCCTTATTCGAATGTAATAACCAATACAAATGGTACATATAGTGCTCCCGCAGCATGGAACCTTCAGCTTCAGCAAACTCTTACCAATACGCCAGGTGTGGGCAACAATGCCTATGATATAGGACATTTCTTTGGCCACAGAGGCGGCGGCGGAAGTGCCGGGGATGTAGGAAATGTCTGCAGAAACCCTGCGAGCAACAATGATGCAACTTCAAAAGGTGCGGGAATCACTTCACCTTCCACTCCGGATCAGCCTTTCGGAGATAATTATGACATAGACTTTGTAGCTCATGAAATCGGCCACCAGTTTGGTGCTGCCCATACAATGTCTATTGCTTTGCATGGTGCTCATATGGAACCGGGATCCGGATCTACTATCATGGGATACGCCGGTATTACCAACTATAATGTTCAGATGCATTCTGATGCTTATTTTCATACTAAAAATATTGAGGAAGTAGGAGCATATGTCAATTCTCAGGATTGTGGTATTATTACTCCGGTAGCCAATACCCCTCCTTCAATCCAGCCAATGGCCAGTAAAATGATCCCTAAAGGAACAGCTTTTGTGTTAACCGCTTCTGCAACAGACACGCAAAATGATCCGATGACATATACCTGGGAGCAATATGATCTGGCAACTTCTGCTTTCGGACCGGTAAGTGCTACCAGAAATAATGGGGCCAACTTCAGATCTCTGATGCCAACCACTAATCCTACACGCTATTTCCCTAAGTTTTCAAATGTTCTTAATGGTACGCTTACCAGTGCTGCAGATTGGGAAACCGTATCTAACATCCCAAGAACGATGAATTTCAAGGTAACGGTAAGAGACAATAACCCTGATGTTGCACAACAACAGACACAAAGCAGTCTGATGAAAGTGGATATAGGAAACGAAGGACCGTTTAAAGTAACATCAGCTACTGTTTATAATAATACACCGGGAGCGGTTACATGGGATGTGGTAAACACAAATAGCGCTCCGTATAATGTACAGAATGTTAAAATAGATTATACCACAGACAATGGAAGCACATGGACGGTAATTACCCCATCTACTCCGAATGATGGTGCTGAACCGTTTTCATTCTCTTCTTTGGCAACAGGTGCCAGTGTAAAAATAAGAGTAAGTGCTATTGATAACGTATTCTATGCGATTGGAAATGCTACTGTTTCCGCATCTGCAAGTGCCTGTACAACATCTGCCCCTACCGGAATTACTGTAACAGGAATTACAAGAACTTCGGCATCTGTAAACTGGGCAGCTCTGGTAGGAGCATCCTATTCTGTACAGTATAGAAAAGTGGGAACTGCCACTTGGACCACTGTTCCAGTTTCAACGAACTCATATACAATTTCAGGACTTACTGAATCAACTCAATATGAAGTACAGGTGGCTAATGTGTGCGCAGGTACGCTGGGTTCTTATTCAGCATCAACCAATTTTACAACGTCTTCATTTGCCAGATGTTCAATAACAGGAACAAACGCAGCTGATGAATATATTTCCAATGTTACGGTAACGCCTTCGGGAATGAACCCTGTTTCAAACAGCAGCAGCAATACTCCTTACACGGATTATACTTCCGACCCTTCGAAGCTGATCACTCTTATGTCCGGATCTTCAGGGAACAATATAAGCATTACCAAAGCATGGACAGGCGCACAATATAATGACGGAGTAACAGCATGGATAGACTTCAACAAAGACGGAGTATTCTCTTCATCTGAAGTCATCTACACCAGTGCACCAAACATAGCAACACCGGTTTCCGGAACATTCTCTGTACCTGCAGATGCTTATACCGGAGGAAACGTTATTATGAGAGTGGTATTGGGATATGAAAGCCAGCCAAGCAGCGGATGCAGCAACCAGCAGTACGGTGAAGTTGAAGATTATCCGGTACTTATCCAGCAGCAGCTTTCCACAAGTGAGACAGTGAAAGATAAGAGCTCTATTCAGATCTATCCTAACCCGGTTAGTGATGTATTAAATGTAACTCAGATTTCATCCAAAGCTCAGTTTATTATTACCAATATGGCAGGCCAGAAAGTAATGAACGGCCAGATTAATGATAATAAAATTTCTGTTTCAAAATTAAGTACAGGAGCGTATATCATTTCAATTGAAGATAAAGGTGCTACTACCAACCTGAAATTCATCAAAAAATAAAACTAACATGTTTTTTTTCAGCCCGGTCATTAATGGCCGGGCTTTTTCATGTCTTCTTAAAATCTGTATTTAATTTGATTTTCTGCATAAGGCTATTAATTTAATTTTATACTTTTGAAAAGATTATTAATAAAGTTTAAATGAAAAAATTGTCATACACCCTGTTATTTGCATCAGGATTGGTTTTCGGACAGTTCTTTGAGAAAGGGAAGGTTTTTACCAAACAGGATACTTTAAAAGGTTCCAATACGGAATTCCGGAATTTTTGGGATGTCAAAAAATATGATCTTTCTGTAGAACCGGATTTTGAACAGAAAAGCATCAAAGGAAATAATACAATCAGCTTTGAGATTATAAAAGATGTTACCAATCCTGTTTTTCAGATTGACCTTCAGCAGCCTATGAAAGCTGATAAGGTGGAAGCAAGTTTTCCTATTGCCAATTATAAACGGGATGGAGATTTTATTTTCATTACAACAAATAAAAAATTTAAAAAAGGGGAAAAATACACCATCAACGTTATCTATTCGGGAAATCCAACCATTGCTAAAAAGGCACCCTGGGATGGCGGATGGGTTTTCACTAAAGATGAAAAAGGAAACCCATGGATGACAGCTGCTGATGAGGGAATAGGAGCTTCCATATGGCTTCCTACCAAAGATATCTGGAGTGATGAACCTAATAACGGAATCATCATGAAAATTATAACTCCTAATGATCTGGTGGGTGTGGGTAACGGCAGGCTCATTAATAAAAAAACTACCGGCAGTAAAACTACTTATACCTGGGAAGTAAAAAATCCTATCAATGCCTACTCCATTATCCCGAGTATAGGAAAATATGTAAATTTCAAAGATGTATTTGAGGGAGAAAAGGGAAAACTGGACCTGGATTACTGGGTACTTGACTATAACCTGGACAAGGCAAAAAAACAGTTTCAACAGGTAAAGCCTATGCTCTCCGCATTTGAATACTGGTTTGGTCCCTACCCGTTTTATGAAGATTCATACAAACTGGTAGAGTCTCCTCATCTGGGCATGGAACATCAGAGTAATGTAGCCTATGGAAACAAATATCAGAACGGCTATCTTGGCAGAGATCTTTCAGGTACAGGAGTTGGATTAAACTGGGATTTCATTATTATTCATGAAAGCGGCCACGAATGGTTCGCTAATAATATTACCGCAAAAGACCAGGCTGATATGTGGATCCATGAAAGTTTCACCAATTATTCCGAGACTCTGTTCACGGAAAAATATATGGACAAAAAATCTGCTGACATCTATGTTCAGGGGATCAGGAAACTGATAGACAATGACATCCCAATTATTGGCCAGTATGGCGTAAGAAATGAAGGCAGCGGAGATATGTATCCGAAAGGTGCCAATATGCTTCATACCATAAGACAGGTCATCAATAATGATGAAAAATTCAGGCAGATCTTAAGAGGTTTGAGTAAGGATTTTTATCATCAGACGGTTACCACCCAACAGATTGAAAATTATATTTCCTCAAAATCCGGAATCAATTTTTCCTCTGTTTTTGACCAATACCTGAGAACGGTAAAGATCCCGACCCTGGAGTATGCCCAAAATGGTGATACTTTAAAATTCCGTTATACAGATGTGGTAAAAAATCTGAAATTACCTATCATCATTAATGGAGATCAAACCATAAATCCAACGGAAGAATGGCAGACCGTAAAGCTTAAAAACAATAGTCCGGTTGAATTTAATCCCAACTATTATATCAATTATACTAACACTCAATAAAGAAAAAAGGCAAATCCGCATACCAGCAGGTTTGTCTTTTTCGTTTTTTCTTTAAAATTTTAAGAAAAGTTTAATACTTTTTCCGTAACAAATTGATAAAAAAAGCAACTATTTAACTATTAATGTAAACCTAATGAGAAAAACAGTACTTAGTCTCGGTATTTTTGCTGCTTTTTTGGCAAATGCCCAGTCTATTAAAACAACCATTGACCTTGTTAATGTAAAAGATGATAAAGTAGCCGTTACCATGGAATTCCCGAAAATGAAATCCGGGGATGTTAAATTTCATTTCCCCAAAACGGTTCCGGGTACTTATTCTGTAGATGACTACGGAAGATTCATCGAAGGAATTAAGTTTTATGACAACAAAGGGAAAGAGCTTACGTATACCAAAGTAAATGACAATACCTATTCATTGAAAAATGCCCAGGGCCTTTCCAAAATCTCTTATCTTGTCAATGATAGTTTTGATGAAGAAACGGATACCTCCAAACATAAAGCTGTATTTTCTCCGTCAGGGACCGATATTGAGGCAGGAAAAGTATATATGATCAATACCCACGGATTCATTGGATATATTGAGAATATGCAGGATGTTCCGTATCAGCTGATCGTTCAGAAACCAACCGATTTCTACGGAACCACAGCGTTGGTAGATCAGGATAAATCTGAATCTACAGATACCTATACCCTTGCCAATTATGCGAAGGTGACAGATTCTCCGCTTATGTATACAAAGCCGGATTATA belongs to Chryseobacterium gleum and includes:
- a CDS encoding reprolysin-like metallopeptidase, with translation MKKKIILVCALALGLSGLQAQRWEPVSEKVAPVRKEVKVEYAYKFDLSALRDQLKNAPEAGMGGSPVIVFIPAANGKIERFSVYSSPVVEKSMADRYELGAYSGIGLDSPHKRIRFSTAPNDFQSMVFDADTGKYEFIEPINKEKDVYGVFFKSNKSHEDPFECRTSEPEKAKKEMNKLLKTKSVLNSGGFNKSSEQKYRTYRIAISVNGEYTQLAGSVPLAAARINATMNRVNGVFEKDFGIHMIVQDLPQLIFPDPATDPYSNVITNTNGTYSAPAAWNLQLQQTLTNTPGVGNNAYDIGHFFGHRGGGGSAGDVGNVCRNPASNNDATSKGAGITSPSTPDQPFGDNYDIDFVAHEIGHQFGAAHTMSIALHGAHMEPGSGSTIMGYAGITNYNVQMHSDAYFHTKNIEEVGAYVNSQDCGIITPVANTPPSIQPMASKMIPKGTAFVLTASATDTQNDPMTYTWEQYDLATSAFGPVSATRNNGANFRSLMPTTNPTRYFPKFSNVLNGTLTSAADWETVSNIPRTMNFKVTVRDNNPDVAQQQTQSSLMKVDIGNEGPFKVTSATVYNNTPGAVTWDVVNTNSAPYNVQNVKIDYTTDNGSTWTVITPSTPNDGAEPFSFSSLATGASVKIRVSAIDNVFYAIGNATVSASASACTTSAPTGITVTGITRTSASVNWAALVGASYSVQYRKVGTATWTTVPVSTNSYTISGLTESTQYEVQVANVCAGTLGSYSASTNFTTSSFARCSITGTNAADEYISNVTVTPSGMNPVSNSSSNTPYTDYTSDPSKLITLMSGSSGNNISITKAWTGAQYNDGVTAWIDFNKDGVFSSSEVIYTSAPNIATPVSGTFSVPADAYTGGNVIMRVVLGYESQPSSGCSNQQYGEVEDYPVLIQQQLSTSETVKDKSSIQIYPNPVSDVLNVTQISSKAQFIITNMAGQKVMNGQINDNKISVSKLSTGAYIISIEDKGATTNLKFIKK
- a CDS encoding M1 family metallopeptidase, with the translated sequence MKKLSYTLLFASGLVFGQFFEKGKVFTKQDTLKGSNTEFRNFWDVKKYDLSVEPDFEQKSIKGNNTISFEIIKDVTNPVFQIDLQQPMKADKVEASFPIANYKRDGDFIFITTNKKFKKGEKYTINVIYSGNPTIAKKAPWDGGWVFTKDEKGNPWMTAADEGIGASIWLPTKDIWSDEPNNGIIMKIITPNDLVGVGNGRLINKKTTGSKTTYTWEVKNPINAYSIIPSIGKYVNFKDVFEGEKGKLDLDYWVLDYNLDKAKKQFQQVKPMLSAFEYWFGPYPFYEDSYKLVESPHLGMEHQSNVAYGNKYQNGYLGRDLSGTGVGLNWDFIIIHESGHEWFANNITAKDQADMWIHESFTNYSETLFTEKYMDKKSADIYVQGIRKLIDNDIPIIGQYGVRNEGSGDMYPKGANMLHTIRQVINNDEKFRQILRGLSKDFYHQTVTTQQIENYISSKSGINFSSVFDQYLRTVKIPTLEYAQNGDTLKFRYTDVVKNLKLPIIINGDQTINPTEEWQTVKLKNNSPVEFNPNYYINYTNTQ